The region AACTTGATCATAATTTTGCTAAGAAAGTCACTTGCATGTTATTGTTTGGCAGGCTCTTATCAGACATTTCAAGATTGGAAGCTAAAGTTGAGAGGCTGGAATCCCAATTATCTACGAAAGATAGAGAGATAGCTAGTATGACGAGAACGGTGCGTCCAGTTTAATCATTTTGAAACATCAAGTGAGTTGTAATTGATATATTTCTCTGGTTCTATAACTAATTCAAACAATAGGAAGCAAAAGCTACAGCAGCTTTCAAAACCCAGATTGATAAGTTGCAGCAGGAGCGAGATGAATTTCAGAAGATGGTTTTGGGTAACCAGGTTTGCATTTAACCTTCTTCTTGTTGTACTAATGCACTCATTGccatattacaaattataactAGGTACTTGATGTCAGCAAGTGAGAACTCAACACATTcatgagatgaagaagaaagaaaaagagtaTGTAAAGTTGCAGGTGCGACTTTTTTGTATGTCCCATTATTTcttaaatgaaatatgaaaaaCGTACTTTGAAGGTGGTGTAAATCACATAAAGATATTAAGGACAACCATATAGGTAATCAACATATCATTTCTTGCAGGAGCGCCTCAATCAAGTAGTAatggagaaaaagaaagaatcTAGATCAGGCATGGAAATTATGAATTTACTACAGGTGAATATGTTGTTAGTATAATACTAGTTATCTTATGTTTACTATAGTTCTTTTAGTTTCCTCATGCACGTATGCTATATTTATAGAAAGAAGGCAGGCAGCGTGGGACATGGACTGGGAAGAAGGCTGACACTGATTTCTACAAAAAGATTGTGAGTAATGTGGGCTTATTAAGTTACTAGAGGGACACACGTTTCATTAATAGTTGCTACTTGCTGCCACCTGCCTGTAGGTGGAAACTTGCGAAGCAAAAAATCAAGAATTGATGGCAGAAAATGCAGATTTGAGAACATTATTACGTTCAATGCAGGTACGTTTGATTGTTTAGACTGATGATGAGATTGgaaatgtattttgtgttacggttttttttcttaatttctatTTATAGACATATATTGTTCCCAAGGATCAAATTACAGGGTGGGGCCATTATTTATTGTTCAGTGAAGGTGaaaatttattgaaataatTAGACAAATTGGGGCTAACTGAATGAAAGCAAAGTGTAGGTGCTGGAATACATGAATCCTCTCCTTTGTTTCTCTACGTGTTAATATGTTATTGTTGGTCTTATAGACTATGTGCTATTGTGTGCATGAAGCACGATCACTTGAAGTGACTGTAAATCATGGGCTTGCCTCATGCTCTTCCTGTCTCCTGTCATGTTTGAGTATCTGGGAGGAGTACaagatttatttataaattattagaCAAGAATGGTGATATTGTTTATAAGAAATTTTGTCAAAGTATATTATTTATATGCTGCACGACTTAAACTGGAAGGAGTCTTTTAGTGCAATGAAGATTTATCTAACTCATTCCTGAACCCAGGCTGATATGCGTGAATTCTTGAATGCTCCAAATGGAAAGCAGTCTTCTCCTGTCAATAATAGGCCAGATGCTGACCTGTCACAGTCCCCTTTGGGTGGGAGGACGGTATGTCAGAATTTTggaaagagataaaaaaaaatctgatATTAATACTATGCTATACTTCCATCTGCATGAATAAGGTTCAATTTTTACTTACAGGATATGTTTGATCTGCCTCTTCACATGGGCAGAGATCAAATTGAAGAAAGTCTCCGAACAAAAATGAGCTCAATAAAGGAGCGCATGGTTCAACTTCAAGATGTACACAAGGGTGCAGAATTCACTTCTGAAGTGTCAGAGAGAGAGCTTGAGCTTGAAGCTCAGCTTGTTGAGGCAAGAAGCATTATCCAAGAGCAGGTATCATACTGTTTCTTAAAGTCCTAGCTAGAAATATTTGCATCCTTGGAGTTTTAGTTCAGATGGAAAAAATGCATTTTATGCTTGTGTATGTTGTTGGGAACGCGTGACTTATCTTCTGAAATTCATTATTGCTGTATAGGCAATTACCCCTTActttgttgatttattttctttcagaCAAgcattattgttattttatttactaaCTTATTCTCAAGTTATCACATGTACATTTAAGCTTAAAATTCGTTCCCTAAAtatgcaagaaaaaaaaatcctgTCACAAGGCGAGGAGCACTAACAGTGGACTAGAGTCTAGATACATTctgataaaatcataaaatttagtGTTAACCAAAAATTTTACAAGACAGCAAGGTGAAATTTAACTCATCTTAAGGACATAAGCTTTTCTGAGGTAAATCTGGAATGATACCTCTATATGTTGGCTGCAAGTATTCCTGGGAGGTTTTAGATAAAGTTTCTTCTGAATAAAGTTCGTTTAAGAATATTCAAAATAGATATATGCTATTCTGTGAAATACAGATTGTCATTTTGATTACTGTTCTGCTCACGCCACTTTGTCCCTTGTGTTTCTTCA is a window of Salvia splendens isolate huo1 chromosome 3, SspV2, whole genome shotgun sequence DNA encoding:
- the LOC121797365 gene encoding afadin- and alpha-actinin-binding protein-like — translated: MPPTDTSSDLRRSSTNPATLSMSEYAFADLNNLEHCAKYLNNTLVTFGFPASLDLFSNDPVSVSRTCNCIHALLQQRQRDVEFRESANEQRQRLLSDISRLEAKVERLESQLSTKDREIASMTRTEAKATAAFKTQIDKLQQERDEFQKMVLGNQQVRTQHIHEMKKKEKEYVKLQERLNQVVMEKKKESRSGMEIMNLLQKEGRQRGTWTGKKADTDFYKKIVETCEAKNQELMAENADLRTLLRSMQADMREFLNAPNGKQSSPVNNRPDADLSQSPLGGRTDMFDLPLHMGRDQIEESLRTKMSSIKERMVQLQDVHKGAEFTSEVSERELELEAQLVEARSIIQEQESIMSKHIPRSNKPRRLSGHLNSERESML